From the genome of Haloterrigena sp. KLK7, one region includes:
- the pstC gene encoding phosphate ABC transporter permease subunit PstC has protein sequence MSETSIEADLTRSANARNAKERLYHGLLFGCAALTVFVTISIIVTLAIDTIEFFRMYDPFSFFTGTRWVLRGENPILGILPLVSATLTVTIVSALVAIPIGTAAAVYLSEYASDRMRSVLKPALEILAGIPTVVYGFFALVYLTPWLQQLGLGVSLFNLLSASIMVGIMIIPMVSSISEDAMSAVPDSLRQAGYGLGATKFEVTTKIVIPASVSGIFSSYILALSRAIGETMIVVVAGGSMARMFDPSNPFANLFNSGQTMTAAMVQAVTTDLSGGTPGYYSMFAIGLTLFVITFTMNLLSNRIAARYREEYQ, from the coding sequence GGTTGTACCACGGGCTGTTATTCGGGTGTGCGGCACTGACAGTTTTCGTTACGATCAGCATTATCGTCACACTGGCGATCGACACCATCGAATTCTTTCGAATGTACGACCCGTTCTCGTTCTTCACCGGAACGAGGTGGGTCCTGCGGGGCGAAAACCCGATTCTCGGCATCCTACCGCTGGTGAGCGCCACGCTCACCGTGACGATCGTCTCGGCGCTCGTCGCGATACCGATCGGCACCGCCGCTGCGGTCTATCTGAGCGAGTACGCCAGCGATCGGATGCGGTCGGTGCTGAAACCGGCGCTCGAGATCCTCGCCGGGATTCCGACCGTCGTCTACGGATTCTTCGCGCTCGTCTACCTGACGCCGTGGCTCCAGCAGTTGGGACTCGGGGTGAGCCTGTTCAACTTGCTCTCCGCGTCGATCATGGTCGGGATCATGATAATTCCGATGGTCTCCTCGATCAGCGAGGACGCGATGAGCGCGGTGCCGGACTCGCTCCGTCAGGCGGGGTACGGCCTCGGCGCCACGAAGTTCGAAGTCACGACGAAGATCGTCATCCCCGCGTCGGTCTCGGGAATCTTCTCGTCGTACATCCTCGCGCTCTCGCGGGCGATCGGCGAGACGATGATCGTCGTCGTCGCCGGCGGGAGTATGGCGCGCATGTTCGACCCGTCGAACCCGTTCGCGAATCTCTTCAACTCCGGCCAGACGATGACCGCCGCCATGGTGCAGGCGGTCACGACGGACCTGTCCGGCGGAACCCCCGGCTACTACTCCATGTTCGCGATCGGGCTAACGCTGTTCGTGATCACGTTCACCATGAACCTACTCAGCAACCGCATCGCCGCACGCTACCGGGAGGAGTACCAATGA